From one Melioribacteraceae bacterium genomic stretch:
- a CDS encoding rhodanese-like domain-containing protein, producing MLNNIRWKSLLYIVLVSLFLGFTYNYLSPNGIPLVKEVIEFGVYDENEITINNTGGLDFTNIKLIDLENAFKLYNKGIKFVDVRDQWDYSDGHVLGSINLPEVEFSPQHNSLSLLSKDESLILYCSSDDCGLSKKVAVELLKLGYKSLFVFEEGWETWRDAGYPVEFGGEF from the coding sequence ATGCTAAACAATATTAGATGGAAGTCTCTGTTATACATTGTATTAGTTTCTCTCTTTCTGGGTTTTACTTATAATTATCTTTCTCCAAATGGTATTCCTTTAGTAAAAGAAGTTATAGAATTTGGAGTTTATGATGAAAATGAGATAACTATAAATAATACAGGCGGTCTCGATTTTACAAACATCAAACTGATAGATTTGGAGAACGCATTTAAGCTATATAACAAAGGTATAAAATTTGTCGATGTTCGTGATCAGTGGGATTATTCCGATGGTCATGTATTAGGTTCAATTAATCTACCGGAAGTTGAATTCTCTCCACAACATAATTCGCTTTCTTTGTTATCGAAAGATGAATCATTAATTCTTTATTGCTCCAGCGATGACTGCGGATTAAGCAAAAAAGTAGCCGTTGAACTTTTAAAACTCGGATATAAATCATTGTTTGTGTTTGAAGAAGGTTGGGAGACTTGGCGTGACGCCGGTTACCCCGTTGAATTTGGAGGTGAATTTTAA
- a CDS encoding metal-dependent hydrolase, giving the protein MKLKYFAHSAFMITTDDGKKILIDPFLDDNPNSNVQSKDVTADYIILTHAHGDHIGDAFKIAERCNPLFICVNELAEYVKSKGFNAHNMHIGGGHNFDFGRVKFTIAHHGSQTPEGNYAGEPAGVVLSINGMNIYHTGDTGLFLDMKLIGELNPIDYMLLPIGDNFTMGIDDGVRAVEFVNPKKAIPMHYNTFGVIEADPNDFKKKVENIGKGCIVMNFGQEITL; this is encoded by the coding sequence ATGAAATTAAAATACTTTGCTCATTCAGCTTTCATGATTACAACCGATGATGGTAAAAAAATATTAATTGATCCGTTCCTTGATGATAACCCAAATTCAAATGTTCAATCGAAAGACGTTACCGCCGATTATATTATATTAACTCACGCTCATGGTGATCACATAGGTGATGCATTTAAAATTGCAGAAAGATGTAATCCATTATTTATTTGCGTCAATGAACTTGCTGAATATGTAAAATCAAAAGGATTTAATGCACATAATATGCATATTGGCGGCGGCCATAATTTTGATTTCGGCAGAGTAAAATTCACTATCGCGCATCACGGTTCACAAACTCCGGAAGGAAATTATGCAGGCGAACCCGCAGGTGTTGTATTATCAATAAACGGAATGAATATTTATCATACTGGGGACACAGGATTATTCTTAGACATGAAATTAATTGGTGAATTAAATCCAATTGATTATATGTTATTACCCATTGGTGATAATTTTACAATGGGCATTGATGATGGTGTAAGAGCCGTTGAATTTGTAAATCCTAAAAAAGCAATTCCGATGCATTACAATACATTTGGTGTAATTGAAGCTGATCCTAATGATTTCAAAAAGAAAGTAGAGAATATCGGGAAAGGTTGTATTGTAATGAATTTTGGACAAGAAATAACTCTATAA
- a CDS encoding peptide MFS transporter — translation MFKGHPKGLYVLFFTEMWERFGFYTMLAIFVLYLQENFKWDAATVTNIYGVFLAAVYFTPILGGWIADNLLGYGKTITLGAITMGIGYALMAIPTTSEFQLYAALGVVAIGNGLFKANISVLVGNLYAHKDGSLKDAGYNIFYMGINIGAFYAPIAASSIKQFFIENFGTSLAHGYNAGFAVAAIGMLLSLIIFLVWKKYYKDADYQSKNRKDDDKDIVLTKEQEKLRIFALMTVFTIVIFFWMAFHQNGAALTLFARDYITPTVGKFTYLLFDVLALHGLLAILLGGATAISKGSSSRTRGIGGIFAVIGLIIVIIKINSLSDQNSIAPEQFAYFNPMFIVLMTPLVVAFFRFLNKRGIEPSSPAKIGIGMLLTAAAFMIMMVASLGLPGVYSLNEGTSAITVSPFWLISTYFVVTIGELHLSPMGLSFVSKTAPPRMKGLMMGLWFGATAVGNYLSGFVGRFYQNWEVWQFFALLVVTSIIAAIFVRIFLNKLKRATQ, via the coding sequence ATGTTCAAAGGACACCCGAAGGGGCTTTATGTACTCTTCTTTACTGAAATGTGGGAACGATTTGGGTTCTACACAATGCTTGCAATTTTTGTCCTTTATCTACAGGAAAATTTTAAGTGGGATGCCGCTACCGTAACAAATATTTACGGAGTATTTCTTGCAGCGGTTTATTTCACTCCAATCTTAGGCGGATGGATTGCTGATAATTTATTAGGGTATGGAAAAACAATTACGCTCGGTGCAATCACCATGGGCATAGGTTATGCATTGATGGCTATACCTACCACTTCAGAATTTCAACTTTATGCCGCACTTGGTGTTGTAGCTATTGGTAATGGATTATTTAAAGCGAATATCTCGGTACTTGTTGGAAATCTTTATGCTCACAAAGATGGGTCTCTGAAAGATGCTGGTTATAATATTTTCTATATGGGAATCAATATCGGCGCTTTCTATGCCCCAATAGCTGCTTCTTCAATCAAACAATTTTTTATTGAAAACTTTGGTACTTCACTTGCTCATGGATATAATGCTGGTTTTGCTGTTGCAGCAATTGGTATGCTTCTTTCGTTAATAATATTTTTAGTTTGGAAAAAGTATTATAAAGATGCCGATTATCAATCTAAGAACCGTAAAGATGATGATAAGGATATAGTCCTTACCAAAGAACAGGAAAAGTTAAGAATATTTGCATTAATGACAGTATTCACTATTGTAATTTTCTTCTGGATGGCATTCCATCAAAATGGCGCAGCGCTTACATTATTTGCCAGAGATTACATCACACCAACAGTTGGAAAATTCACTTACTTGCTGTTTGATGTTCTTGCATTACATGGTTTATTAGCCATACTTCTTGGAGGAGCAACGGCAATAAGTAAAGGCAGTAGTTCTAGAACCAGAGGTATTGGTGGTATATTTGCTGTAATTGGATTAATAATTGTGATAATTAAAATAAATTCTTTATCCGATCAAAATAGCATTGCTCCTGAACAGTTTGCTTATTTCAATCCAATGTTCATTGTTTTGATGACACCGCTAGTAGTTGCATTTTTTAGATTTCTTAATAAAAGAGGAATTGAGCCTTCGTCACCTGCAAAAATTGGTATAGGAATGTTGTTAACTGCTGCGGCGTTTATGATTATGATGGTAGCTTCTTTAGGTTTACCAGGTGTATATTCTCTTAATGAAGGTACATCGGCAATTACAGTTTCTCCGTTCTGGTTAATCTCAACATATTTTGTTGTTACAATCGGAGAACTTCACTTAAGCCCTATGGGCTTATCATTCGTTTCAAAAACAGCACCGCCAAGAATGAAAGGATTAATGATGGGTCTGTGGTTCGGCGCAACAGCTGTTGGTAATTATTTATCTGGATTTGTCGGAAGATTCTATCAGAATTGGGAAGTTTGGCAATTCTTTGCATTGCTTGTTGTTACTTCGATTATAGCAGCAATATTTGTAAGAATTTTCTTAAACAAACTTAAACGCGCTACACAATAA
- the rpe gene encoding ribulose-phosphate 3-epimerase has product MKRLLAPSILSANFANLEKEIRKVEMAGVDLIHCDIMDGKFVPNITFGPIVIQALKKITRLPLDVHLMIEKPENFLEDFVSAGANILTVHQEAVIHLHRTVQNIKELGAKAGVSINPSTPLNHLNEILEYVDLVLIMSVNPGFGGQKFIESSLRKIRDLKMLREERNLNFLIEVDGGVDTKSVKLLKDAGTDVFVAGSAIFGKDNTTAAALELKNLIS; this is encoded by the coding sequence ATGAAAAGATTATTGGCCCCATCTATATTATCGGCAAATTTTGCGAATCTAGAAAAAGAAATTCGTAAGGTTGAAATGGCTGGTGTCGATTTGATACATTGTGATATTATGGATGGTAAGTTTGTCCCGAATATTACCTTCGGACCTATTGTAATACAGGCTCTTAAAAAAATAACTCGTTTACCACTCGATGTTCATTTAATGATTGAGAAACCAGAAAATTTCTTGGAAGATTTTGTTTCTGCGGGAGCTAATATATTGACAGTACATCAAGAAGCCGTTATTCATTTACACAGAACCGTCCAAAACATTAAAGAACTAGGTGCCAAAGCCGGAGTTTCCATTAATCCTTCAACTCCTTTGAATCACTTAAATGAAATTTTAGAATATGTGGATTTAGTTTTAATTATGTCGGTTAATCCGGGATTTGGCGGACAAAAATTTATCGAAAGTTCGTTGAGAAAAATTCGCGATTTGAAAATGTTACGTGAGGAAAGAAATCTCAATTTTTTAATCGAAGTTGATGGGGGAGTCGATACAAAATCAGTTAAGTTGTTAAAAGATGCTGGTACTGACGTGTTTGTCGCCGGATCGGCAATCTTTGGTAAAGATAATACTACAGCAGCAGCACTTGAATTGAAAAATTTAATTTCATAA
- a CDS encoding AAA family ATPase, whose translation MAKIIAIANQKGGVGKTTTSINLSASIAAAEYKTLLIDIDPQGNSSSGIGVDNVEKSVYHTLIGTEDAIDCITNSYMPNLDVLPANIDLVGAEVELVGMEKRERLLKESLISVRDKYDYIFIDCPPSLGLLTLNALTAADSLIIPVQCEYFALEGLGQLLNTINIVKKHYNEALIIEGVLLTMFDTRLRLSHQVVEEVKKYFGEKVFSTIIHRNVRISESPSHQKPVILYDAISTGAQNYISLAGELLERNKKDEGDNV comes from the coding sequence ATGGCAAAAATTATAGCAATTGCGAATCAAAAAGGAGGAGTAGGTAAAACTACTACCTCAATTAATCTATCAGCATCTATAGCTGCGGCTGAATACAAAACACTATTAATTGACATTGACCCACAAGGTAATTCGTCATCCGGAATTGGAGTCGACAATGTTGAAAAATCTGTTTATCATACACTTATTGGGACTGAGGATGCGATAGATTGTATAACAAATTCTTATATGCCTAATCTTGACGTATTACCTGCAAACATAGATTTGGTTGGTGCCGAAGTCGAATTAGTTGGTATGGAAAAACGTGAAAGACTTTTAAAAGAATCTCTAATTTCTGTACGTGATAAATATGATTATATTTTCATTGATTGTCCTCCTTCACTTGGTCTATTAACTTTAAACGCATTAACCGCAGCTGATTCACTTATCATCCCAGTCCAATGCGAATATTTTGCTTTAGAAGGTCTCGGTCAATTATTGAACACAATCAATATTGTAAAAAAGCATTATAATGAAGCACTTATAATTGAGGGTGTATTGTTAACAATGTTTGATACTAGATTAAGATTATCCCATCAAGTAGTTGAAGAAGTAAAAAAATATTTTGGAGAAAAAGTATTCAGCACAATAATTCATAGAAATGTAAGAATATCTGAATCCCCAAGTCATCAAAAACCAGTGATATTGTATGACGCAATCTCTACAGGTGCACAAAATTATATCTCCTTAGCCGGTGAACTGCTTGAGCGGAATAAGAAGGATGAAGGAGATAACGTATGA
- a CDS encoding NFACT RNA binding domain-containing protein, with protein sequence MYKNYFYLNRAVIELSEKLIGSNIYEVFTQEKETLYFHIPTEENEYRHLVVSINQSEPYLIIKDEHRKARKNVANFFTEFLPTKIKNIQIAESDRIIKIVCDNIYLLIPIRGTISNVIAMPVIGEPEFFRKVKRINENELLDDLNSQSYNTSFNLPEIKSEIQSLDELKKTFSYLTKDILNELKARTSSNDFIQQKEILMRILSQINNDPIQIFYSNDLNRYVFVPSGFISLSRDSEVFEYDNYQDALLKLLSVGNKLSREQRLKKEISKYLEKELSIYSNKLNSLKRRVDEGSKEDLYRMYADLLISNLGNIKKGMTEISLKDFSSEEIYKIPLNDKLSPKQNVDYYYDKARGENINYTKSIELFNSAESTYNNLLELKNEFENCDDLSKLISLKEKLGLKDVKVTEKNEPQMKFRHFIIENKYHVFVGRDSKSNDYLSTKFAKQNDYWFHARGYAGSHVLLRVDNPKEGVPKNIIKNAASIAAYFSKAKTAGTAPVAYTFAKFVTKRKGMEPGKVMMQKENVLLVKPEIPNNSIQVED encoded by the coding sequence ATGTATAAAAACTACTTCTATCTAAATCGTGCAGTAATTGAATTAAGCGAAAAATTAATCGGATCAAATATTTATGAAGTCTTCACTCAAGAAAAGGAAACTCTTTACTTTCATATTCCAACCGAAGAAAATGAATATCGCCATTTAGTTGTTTCAATTAATCAATCCGAACCTTATTTAATTATAAAAGATGAACATAGAAAAGCACGAAAGAATGTTGCTAATTTTTTTACTGAATTCTTACCGACTAAAATCAAGAATATTCAAATTGCAGAAAGCGATAGAATAATAAAGATTGTCTGCGATAATATTTACCTACTAATTCCAATAAGAGGAACAATTTCAAATGTGATTGCCATGCCGGTAATTGGAGAACCAGAATTTTTTAGAAAGGTTAAGCGCATCAATGAAAATGAACTTTTAGATGATCTAAATTCACAAAGCTATAATACTTCCTTTAATCTCCCTGAGATCAAAAGTGAGATACAAAGTTTAGATGAACTTAAGAAAACATTTTCCTATTTAACTAAAGATATTCTTAATGAATTGAAAGCTCGAACTTCGTCTAATGATTTCATTCAGCAAAAAGAAATTCTGATGAGAATTCTCTCGCAAATAAATAATGATCCTATTCAAATATTTTATTCTAATGATCTAAACAGATATGTGTTTGTACCGTCCGGATTTATTTCTCTTTCAAGAGATTCTGAAGTTTTTGAATATGATAATTATCAAGATGCATTGCTGAAATTACTATCAGTAGGTAACAAGCTTTCTCGAGAACAAAGATTAAAAAAAGAAATATCTAAATATCTTGAAAAAGAATTGTCGATCTATTCGAATAAACTTAATAGTCTGAAACGAAGAGTTGATGAAGGTTCTAAAGAGGATTTGTACAGAATGTATGCTGATTTGTTGATTTCGAATTTGGGTAATATTAAAAAAGGAATGACGGAAATATCGCTTAAAGATTTTTCAAGTGAAGAGATATATAAAATTCCACTAAATGATAAACTCTCCCCCAAACAAAATGTTGATTATTATTATGACAAGGCACGCGGCGAGAATATAAATTATACCAAGTCCATTGAATTATTTAACTCGGCTGAATCCACTTACAATAATTTGCTTGAGTTAAAAAATGAATTTGAAAATTGTGATGACCTTTCTAAATTAATTTCGTTAAAAGAAAAACTTGGCTTAAAGGATGTGAAAGTGACTGAGAAAAATGAACCACAAATGAAATTCCGACATTTCATTATCGAAAATAAATATCATGTATTTGTCGGGCGCGACAGTAAAAGCAATGATTATCTTTCAACAAAATTTGCAAAACAAAATGATTATTGGTTTCATGCACGTGGTTATGCTGGCTCACACGTGCTTCTTAGAGTTGACAATCCCAAGGAAGGTGTACCAAAAAATATTATAAAAAATGCTGCATCCATTGCAGCATATTTCAGCAAAGCTAAAACTGCCGGAACCGCACCGGTCGCATATACATTTGCTAAATTTGTTACAAAACGCAAAGGTATGGAGCCGGGCAAAGTCATGATGCAAAAAGAGAATGTGCTGCTGGTTAAACCGGAAATCCCTAATAATTCAATCCAAGTTGAAGATTGA
- a CDS encoding SDR family NAD(P)-dependent oxidoreductase — MKLENKNVVVTGGAMGIGLATTKRLLEEGCKVNVWDINEGAIENARRELLKYSDRLFFHKCDVTNKNEVYSMAVAAKSEMGKVDIVINNAGFVKGGYLNEVSDDAWEQTIDVNLTSLIYTTKAFIDDMYERNEGFFVNISSASSMLGVSEMAVYTATKWAVWGFTESMRFEALTKNKKGVKFSSIHPSYLAEGMFEGAKLNFLGNLIVPLVKSHDVIANAIVNDALKIEKLCIKRPRTVRLAVLFRGILPDKLFQKVIVMLGIHKSMSGWKGRG, encoded by the coding sequence ATGAAATTAGAAAACAAAAATGTGGTTGTAACAGGCGGGGCTATGGGAATTGGTCTTGCGACGACTAAAAGACTTTTAGAAGAAGGTTGTAAAGTAAACGTATGGGATATAAATGAGGGCGCAATAGAAAATGCCAGGAGAGAATTGCTAAAGTATTCAGATCGACTTTTCTTTCACAAATGTGACGTTACTAATAAAAACGAAGTATATTCAATGGCTGTTGCAGCTAAAAGTGAAATGGGTAAAGTAGATATTGTGATAAACAATGCGGGATTTGTAAAAGGCGGTTACTTAAATGAAGTAAGTGATGACGCATGGGAACAGACAATTGATGTAAATTTGACTTCATTGATTTACACTACAAAAGCATTTATTGATGATATGTATGAAAGAAATGAAGGATTTTTTGTAAACATTTCTTCAGCATCCAGTATGCTAGGTGTTTCAGAAATGGCTGTATATACTGCTACAAAATGGGCGGTTTGGGGTTTCACCGAATCCATGAGATTTGAAGCTCTTACTAAAAATAAAAAGGGTGTAAAGTTTAGTTCAATTCACCCGAGTTATTTAGCCGAAGGTATGTTTGAAGGTGCAAAACTTAATTTTCTCGGCAATTTAATTGTACCGCTAGTAAAATCACATGATGTAATTGCCAATGCAATTGTTAATGACGCACTTAAAATAGAAAAGTTATGTATAAAGCGACCGCGAACTGTCCGGCTTGCTGTTTTGTTCAGAGGAATTTTACCTGACAAACTTTTTCAAAAAGTTATTGTGATGCTCGGTATTCATAAAAGTATGAGTGGTTGGAAGGGAAGAGGTTAG
- a CDS encoding putative sugar nucleotidyl transferase, producing the protein MNTTICIFEDAKFKNFLPLTYFRPVYDLRCGVLTIAEKIEKYSQTSNIILHSRKYLANYLREEKKAYKINSFDASHILFINGRLLPSADIFEILISQDEDEVFINNNDIIAARLSNENISLLIENNKDFLSDFSKLKCRQTEIDAYLFEYPWHLIQKNGEEIINDIALLSIKKNENDFLGVHFINGENILIGENVTIKPNVVLDASEGPIYIDDEVTIFPNTYIVGPSYIGKRSIVKANSQIYHNTTIGPVCKVGGEIENSIIHSYSNKQHEGFLGHAYLGSWINIGASSNNSDLKNDYSKIKVMLNGHEVDTGTNFMGLIMGDHSKCAINTAFNTGTVIGVSCNIYGSGFPPKYIPSFSWGGADGFREYHLRKAIEVAKIVKSRRNITMSVNDLELFKSVFDLTQSERT; encoded by the coding sequence ATGAATACAACCATCTGCATTTTCGAAGATGCTAAATTCAAAAATTTTTTACCTCTTACCTATTTCCGTCCGGTATATGACTTGCGATGTGGAGTTCTTACAATCGCAGAAAAAATTGAAAAATATTCTCAGACATCAAATATTATTTTGCACTCCAGAAAATACCTTGCAAATTATTTGAGAGAAGAAAAAAAAGCTTATAAAATAAATTCATTCGATGCTTCTCATATACTATTTATAAATGGACGACTGCTTCCCTCTGCGGATATCTTTGAAATTCTTATCTCGCAAGACGAGGATGAAGTATTTATCAATAACAATGATATTATCGCCGCAAGATTAAGTAATGAAAACATATCATTATTGATTGAAAACAATAAAGATTTTCTATCAGATTTTTCTAAATTGAAGTGCAGACAAACCGAGATAGATGCTTATCTTTTTGAATATCCTTGGCATCTAATTCAAAAAAATGGCGAAGAAATTATCAACGATATTGCATTACTTTCTATAAAGAAAAATGAAAATGATTTTTTGGGTGTTCACTTTATTAATGGCGAAAATATTTTAATTGGTGAGAATGTAACGATTAAACCAAATGTTGTGCTCGATGCTTCCGAAGGACCAATTTATATTGATGATGAAGTAACGATATTTCCGAACACTTACATTGTTGGTCCGAGTTACATCGGTAAAAGGTCAATAGTAAAAGCTAACTCACAAATTTATCATAATACTACAATAGGACCTGTCTGCAAAGTCGGTGGTGAAATAGAAAATAGTATAATTCACTCTTACTCAAACAAGCAGCACGAGGGATTTCTTGGTCATGCTTATTTAGGTTCGTGGATAAATATCGGAGCAAGTTCAAATAACTCTGATCTTAAAAATGATTACAGCAAAATTAAAGTCATGCTCAACGGTCATGAAGTTGATACTGGCACAAATTTTATGGGATTAATTATGGGTGATCATTCAAAATGTGCAATTAATACTGCATTTAATACCGGAACTGTAATTGGTGTTTCTTGCAATATTTATGGAAGTGGATTCCCTCCAAAATATATTCCCTCTTTTAGCTGGGGTGGTGCCGATGGATTTAGAGAATATCATTTAAGAAAAGCAATTGAAGTCGCCAAAATCGTAAAGTCAAGACGAAATATAACTATGAGTGTTAATGATTTGGAATTATTCAAATCCGTGTTTGATTTAACACAGAGCGAAAGAACGTAA
- the cdaA gene encoding diadenylate cyclase CdaA yields MWEIFKIGFLSVTLLDVLDIAIVSFIIYKLYTVIRGTIASQIFIGLVVVLLLSFIAQAANFKALGWLLQLVTDIWVIAFIILFQPEIRRLLVLVGRNPIVRLFIKSDEKNVADIITDAAFEMAQYQHGALMVLVRTAGIRGVVETGEVINARTNKNLLRTIFFPRSPLHDGAVIIKNDIIEAARCTLPLSQSTELNGIALGMRHRAGLGITEQADVISVIVSEETGGIAMAQEGKLIRGLSKEALRTKLTESLKVSKDKGWKGLFEQFVKGKS; encoded by the coding sequence ATGTGGGAAATATTTAAAATAGGATTTTTATCCGTAACCTTATTAGATGTTTTGGATATCGCTATCGTATCCTTCATTATCTATAAACTTTATACGGTTATTAGAGGAACAATAGCTTCACAAATATTTATTGGATTGGTTGTTGTACTATTACTTTCATTTATAGCTCAAGCAGCTAATTTCAAAGCGCTTGGTTGGTTATTGCAATTAGTAACAGATATTTGGGTAATTGCATTTATAATACTTTTCCAACCTGAGATTAGAAGATTACTTGTGCTAGTGGGAAGAAATCCTATTGTACGGTTGTTTATAAAAAGTGACGAGAAAAATGTAGCAGATATTATTACTGATGCTGCTTTTGAAATGGCTCAATATCAACACGGAGCATTAATGGTATTAGTCAGAACAGCCGGTATTAGAGGGGTAGTTGAAACAGGGGAAGTTATCAATGCTCGAACAAATAAAAATTTGTTAAGAACAATATTTTTCCCAAGATCACCTTTACACGATGGCGCAGTTATTATAAAAAATGACATAATAGAAGCAGCAAGATGTACACTTCCATTATCGCAAAGTACTGAATTGAATGGGATAGCATTAGGAATGAGGCACAGAGCTGGACTCGGCATTACAGAGCAAGCGGATGTTATTAGTGTAATAGTTTCTGAAGAAACCGGCGGAATTGCTATGGCACAAGAAGGAAAATTAATTAGAGGTCTTTCTAAAGAGGCTCTTCGTACTAAACTTACAGAGAGTTTAAAAGTCTCAAAAGATAAAGGTTGGAAAGGATTATTTGAGCAATTTGTGAAAGGAAAGTCTTAA
- the folP gene encoding dihydropteroate synthase encodes MVIHLVQINIPYVFKRYSKKYNIYRDLYEIDLLGLELRSIDEKLAEQTRHIIFRNKEICYLNKIEDDSKVDLLILGSFAIFRELSKDITATGNEDLGYKIGSVLNNYSNKNKQSIKIASQNISLTDPQVMGIVNVTPDSFSDGGKYYDTKLAIEHALELIELGACIIDVGGESTRPNAQPVDEKEELKRVIPVIEGIKSHKQNTLISIDTTKSNVASEAISAGASIVNDISAMTFDKKMKNVIAEKKATAVIMHMKGTPTDMQKNPYYDDVILEIYDYLNERIKFAEKNGISKIIIDPGIGFGKRIEDNYEILNRLKEFRGLNKPLLVGLSKKSFLGKSLNLEIDERKESTLVAETLALSNGADLIRTHEVEQTLTSLQILKKTASSEYNLHVGNI; translated from the coding sequence TTGGTAATACATCTTGTCCAGATAAATATTCCTTATGTATTTAAGAGATATTCTAAAAAATACAATATCTACAGAGATCTATACGAAATAGATTTATTAGGACTCGAATTAAGAAGTATTGATGAAAAACTTGCAGAACAAACTCGCCACATTATATTCAGAAATAAGGAAATTTGTTATTTAAATAAAATTGAAGATGATTCTAAGGTGGATCTTCTCATTCTTGGTTCCTTTGCTATTTTTAGAGAATTATCAAAAGATATTACTGCAACCGGTAATGAAGATTTAGGCTATAAAATTGGCTCAGTCCTTAATAACTATTCAAACAAGAATAAACAATCTATAAAAATTGCATCTCAAAATATTTCCTTAACGGATCCTCAAGTAATGGGAATTGTTAATGTAACCCCGGATTCATTTTCTGATGGAGGGAAATATTATGACACAAAATTAGCAATTGAACATGCCTTGGAGTTAATTGAATTAGGAGCATGCATAATTGATGTCGGTGGAGAATCAACACGCCCGAATGCTCAACCGGTTGATGAAAAGGAAGAATTAAAACGCGTAATTCCTGTGATTGAGGGAATCAAGTCACATAAACAAAATACATTGATTTCAATCGATACTACAAAATCAAATGTTGCTTCTGAAGCAATTTCTGCCGGGGCCTCAATTGTTAATGATATTAGCGCAATGACATTTGATAAAAAAATGAAAAATGTAATTGCTGAAAAAAAAGCAACCGCAGTCATTATGCATATGAAAGGGACGCCTACTGATATGCAGAAAAATCCCTACTACGATGATGTTATTTTAGAAATTTACGATTATTTGAATGAACGGATCAAATTTGCTGAGAAAAATGGTATATCTAAAATTATTATTGATCCGGGAATAGGTTTTGGTAAAAGAATTGAAGACAATTATGAGATTTTAAACAGACTCAAAGAGTTTAGGGGATTAAATAAACCATTACTTGTCGGTCTTTCTAAAAAATCATTTTTAGGAAAAAGTTTAAATCTTGAAATCGATGAAAGAAAAGAATCAACATTAGTTGCAGAAACATTAGCTTTAAGTAATGGTGCAGATTTAATAAGAACTCATGAAGTAGAACAAACTTTAACTTCACTACAAATTTTAAAAAAGACAGCTTCTTCGGAATACAATCTACATGTGGGAAATATTTAA
- a CDS encoding PASTA domain-containing protein has translation MDFLNKKIIKYPIILIAAGIILLILFDKVFMPWYVSADEVIVPDFVGQPKVNAIEALKQLNLQPIEEGPKYDEQFPKDHVIFHIPEPGSKVKVGRRVYLYISGGEPLIKMPQLLGKTIRDAKITIERLGLEVDTVINVRSEFPARTVVEQNINEGEFVAKGKTITLKISIGPQLGMVRVPNLIAKSLTEAERMLRELSLRIGKKTYLASPNLLPNTIIDQYPSEDKLVNYGDSVDVVITQSR, from the coding sequence ATGGACTTTTTAAACAAAAAAATAATAAAATACCCAATAATTCTAATTGCAGCAGGAATTATACTTTTAATTCTTTTTGATAAAGTATTTATGCCTTGGTATGTATCTGCAGATGAAGTTATTGTCCCAGATTTTGTTGGTCAACCCAAGGTAAATGCAATAGAAGCACTAAAACAGTTAAACTTGCAACCTATTGAAGAAGGCCCGAAATACGATGAACAATTTCCAAAAGATCACGTAATTTTTCATATTCCTGAACCCGGTTCAAAAGTTAAAGTCGGTAGGCGAGTTTACTTATATATTAGTGGCGGCGAACCATTAATAAAAATGCCACAATTATTAGGCAAAACTATTCGTGATGCAAAAATTACAATCGAACGTTTAGGATTAGAAGTTGACACAGTTATAAATGTTAGATCAGAATTCCCTGCAAGAACTGTGGTTGAACAAAACATAAATGAGGGTGAATTTGTAGCAAAAGGTAAAACGATTACATTAAAAATTAGCATCGGACCTCAGCTCGGAATGGTTCGTGTTCCGAATTTAATTGCTAAATCACTAACTGAAGCTGAAAGGATGTTAAGAGAATTATCTTTAAGAATAGGAAAAAAAACTTATTTGGCATCACCAAATCTTCTCCCAAACACAATAATAGATCAGTACCCGAGCGAAGATAAACTGGTAAATTACGGTGACAGTGTTGATGTTGTAATAACTCAGAGTAGATAA